The Moorella glycerini genomic interval GGTGGACTGGCACCTTAACCCGCGCCGGCATGTAAGCTGGCCTCGTGAAGTGCACTGGTCAAAGGCCTCTGCTTTTGAACCCATAGGTGGCGACTGCAAGCTGGTCTGGGAGTTGAACCGCTTTCCCCATCTCTACACCTGGGTGCGGGCCTATGCGTTGACAGGTGATAGTAAATGGGTGCGGGCTTTTTGTGACCAGCTTAAATCTTGGGAGGAGGCTAACCCCTACCGGGGGGGAATCAACTGGAACAGCGGCCAGGAGCTGGCCATCAGGGCTATGGCCTGGGTGCTGGCCCTTTATGTCTTTGTAGACGATGCGGCCTTTGAGGATGAAGATTTTGCGCGCCTGATGCGCCTGCTGTACCTGCATGGCGAGCACCTTCTGGCCAACATTAACTTCGCGCGGCTGGCGGTATATAACAATCACCTCATTGGCGAAGCCCTGGGCCTTTACCTTTTGGGCAGCTATTTTCCCTGGATGAAGGGCGCGCACCGTTGGAAGGGACTGGGAAGGAGACTTTTAGAAGGGGAATGCCTGGGCCAGTTTTACGCTGACGGCGGCTACTGCCAGTCCTCCCACAATTACCACCGCCTGGCCCTCCATTATTATCTTTGGGCCCTGCGCATCGGGGAATGCCTGGGGGAGCCATTCCCCCGCCAGATTTATGATATGTTGGCTAAATCGGCGTTATATCTGGCCTCTTTTATGAACGAGGCCGACGGGCGCTTGCCCAACTGGGGGGCCAACGACGGCGCCCTGCTGTGCCCATGGACGAACTGTGACTACAGTGACTTCCGCCCCATTCTGAATTCGATCCGCTACCTGACGACGGGAAAACGCGCCTTTGAACCGGGACCCTGGGATGAGGAACTGCTGTGGCTGTGGGGGCCGGGTGCCCTTGAGGCAGAGATTGACCCCTATCCCCGACCGCAGGAGGCGGCCTACAAGGAATCCGGCCTGTACCTCTACCGCGAGGGGCCGGGGGACTTTGCGGTTTTCCGCTGCGGCTCCCTGCGTGACCGCTTCGGCCAGGCCGACCAGTTGCACGTGGACATTTGGTGGCGCGGCCTGAACATAGCCCAGGATGGGGGTTCATATCTCTATAACGATGAGCTGAGCTATCACTACTACTTCATGGGA includes:
- a CDS encoding alginate lyase family protein, with product MFKLGLKWHIQELDDLGLKRGVYRLIYEGLNRSGARRLLHPIRRYTTIKVSHYLGPEMMDRERFRQNRLAFFVRDGRGLKDGIAAIIGPEGVEKLLAMGDAAIKGRIRCFSAWEGDYGQPVDWHLNPRRHVSWPREVHWSKASAFEPIGGDCKLVWELNRFPHLYTWVRAYALTGDSKWVRAFCDQLKSWEEANPYRGGINWNSGQELAIRAMAWVLALYVFVDDAAFEDEDFARLMRLLYLHGEHLLANINFARLAVYNNHLIGEALGLYLLGSYFPWMKGAHRWKGLGRRLLEGECLGQFYADGGYCQSSHNYHRLALHYYLWALRIGECLGEPFPRQIYDMLAKSALYLASFMNEADGRLPNWGANDGALLCPWTNCDYSDFRPILNSIRYLTTGKRAFEPGPWDEELLWLWGPGALEAEIDPYPRPQEAAYKESGLYLYREGPGDFAVFRCGSLRDRFGQADQLHVDIWWRGLNIAQDGGSYLYNDELSYHYYFMGTSSHNTVAVDGQDQMQLIRRFKWLNLVQAGRIETGIPPGPGKWYVAGEHYGYRRLKGGLVHRRRVMALGAGAYLVLDNLYPCARGKPGQDKSVHQQVYRHKFQLHWLLGDWPWEECGAGCLPCGVKLSTPQGPFVIMVGAFNKAPSYANEGSPTWQPLPGRFAVYRGLEAGTADANGPRGWVSRYYGLRVPALSLSLSVEAEASIVFISLLAPAQAAPEVTLHGPQICLATTAGVTAFSLWEDSH